A stretch of Gemmobacter fulvus DNA encodes these proteins:
- the modB gene encoding molybdate ABC transporter permease subunit — translation MADWLSPEEWQAVALSLRVAVWSTLLSLPFGIAIAYALARGRFPGKQLLNGLVHLPLILPPVVTGYLLLLTFGRKGAVGQVLDQWFGIVLAFRWTGAVLAAAVMAFPLMVRAIRLAIEAVDPKLEQAAATLGAPRPWVFVTVTLPLILPGIIAGAILAFAKAMGEFGATITFVSNIPGQTQTLPSAIYAFLQVPGGEAPALRLVAIAVAVAMTALLASEWLARAMARRVAGR, via the coding sequence ATGGCCGACTGGCTTTCCCCCGAAGAATGGCAGGCGGTGGCCTTGTCGCTGCGCGTGGCGGTGTGGTCGACGCTGCTCAGCCTGCCCTTCGGCATTGCCATCGCCTATGCGCTGGCGCGTGGGCGCTTTCCGGGCAAACAACTGCTGAACGGTCTGGTGCATCTGCCGCTGATCCTGCCGCCGGTCGTCACCGGCTATCTGCTGCTGCTGACCTTCGGGCGCAAGGGCGCGGTGGGGCAGGTGCTGGACCAATGGTTCGGCATCGTGCTGGCCTTTCGCTGGACCGGGGCGGTTCTGGCCGCCGCCGTCATGGCCTTTCCGCTGATGGTGCGGGCAATCCGGCTGGCAATCGAGGCGGTGGACCCGAAGCTGGAACAGGCCGCCGCCACCTTGGGCGCGCCCCGCCCTTGGGTCTTTGTCACCGTCACCCTGCCGCTGATCCTGCCGGGCATCATCGCCGGGGCCATCCTCGCCTTCGCCAAGGCGATGGGTGAATTCGGCGCGACGATCACCTTCGTCTCCAATATCCCCGGCCAGACCCAGACCCTGCCCTCGGCCATCTATGCCTTTCTGCAAGTGCCGGGGGGCGAGGCCCCGGCGCTGCGGCTGGTGGCGATTGCGGTGGCGGTGGCGATGACGGCGCTGCTCGCCTCGGAATGGCTGGCCCGTGCCATGGCCCGCCGGGTGGCCGGACGATGA
- the modA gene encoding molybdate ABC transporter substrate-binding protein, with protein MSRIPSALGLALCLALPLGAQAAEITVFAAASLKNALDPIAADWAAQTGHSATISYEGSSKLAKQIQAGAPADLFVSAAVNWMDTLQADGLIVQDSRRDLLGNTLVLVAHGDAVPPVEIDAALDLKAMLGGGKLAMAMVDSVPAGQYGKAALEQLGLWASVEADVAQAENVRSALALVSTGEAPLGIVYASDAIADDAADNQVSVIGTFPADSHAPITYPAAVIAPGTPEAQDFLDFLSTPGAQAVFEEQGFTVLK; from the coding sequence ATGTCCCGCATCCCGTCCGCCCTCGGCCTCGCGCTTTGCCTCGCACTGCCCCTCGGTGCCCAGGCCGCCGAGATCACGGTCTTCGCCGCCGCATCACTGAAAAACGCGCTGGACCCGATTGCCGCCGACTGGGCCGCGCAAACCGGGCATAGTGCCACGATTTCCTATGAAGGATCCTCGAAACTGGCGAAACAGATTCAGGCCGGGGCCCCGGCTGATCTGTTCGTCTCGGCGGCGGTGAACTGGATGGACACGCTGCAAGCCGATGGCCTGATCGTGCAGGACAGCCGCCGCGACCTGCTGGGCAATACGCTGGTTTTGGTGGCGCATGGCGATGCCGTCCCCCCGGTAGAGATCGACGCAGCGCTGGATCTGAAGGCAATGCTTGGCGGCGGCAAACTGGCGATGGCGATGGTCGATTCCGTGCCTGCGGGCCAGTATGGCAAGGCCGCGCTGGAACAGCTCGGACTCTGGGCCAGCGTGGAGGCCGATGTGGCGCAGGCCGAAAACGTGCGCTCGGCACTGGCGCTGGTGTCCACCGGCGAGGCGCCGCTGGGGATCGTTTATGCCTCGGATGCGATTGCCGATGATGCGGCCGACAATCAGGTTTCGGTCATCGGCACCTTCCCCGCCGACAGCCATGCCCCGATCACCTATCCCGCCGCCGTGATCGCCCCCGGCACACCGGAAGCACAGGATTTTCTCGATTTCCTCTCGACACCGGGGGCACAGGCCGTGTTTGAAGAACAGGGATTCACTGTGTTGAAGTAA
- a CDS encoding winged helix-turn-helix domain-containing protein, with product MSPDPASTPPAPRLRLRIVLGPGAMLGPGKAELLERIHDSGSISAAGRQMGMSYKRAWMLVEEMNAAFAAPLVDSARGGPGGGGAKLTATGSAVLRHYHAITAAAAQAGAADLAALSALLRPPPAADSPNDMSDGK from the coding sequence ATGAGTCCTGATCCCGCCTCCACCCCGCCCGCCCCCCGCCTGCGCCTGCGCATCGTCCTTGGTCCGGGCGCAATGCTGGGGCCGGGCAAGGCCGAGTTGCTGGAACGGATCCACGACAGCGGCTCCATTTCTGCCGCCGGGCGGCAGATGGGCATGAGCTACAAACGCGCCTGGATGCTGGTCGAAGAGATGAATGCCGCCTTTGCCGCCCCGCTGGTGGACAGCGCGCGCGGCGGGCCGGGCGGCGGAGGCGCAAAGCTGACCGCGACAGGTTCGGCGGTGCTGCGCCATTACCATGCGATCACCGCGGCGGCGGCGCAGGCCGGGGCCGCCGATCTGGCCGCGCTGTCGGCCCTGCTGAGACCTCCCCCGGCTGCCGACAGTCCGAACGATATGTCTGACGGGAAATAA
- a CDS encoding GAF domain-containing protein has translation MLAKEMRAHHVAVEAALAAGEAARSAIVASWNRSVRVHGLDPALRRPSERLTQSEFAEVTEAMAPVLHAARPSLDRLFQVVGGLGACVILADRHGVPVDRRGHPSEDLDFAGFGLWTGTRWSEAEAGTNGIGTCLAEGRAVTICRDQHFLSANIGLTCMSAPLHDADGRLVAVLDVSSAKPDLSEAVAGLISHAVLEAARRIEADLFRAAFPEARLLLAPGLDRGAGALLAVDAEELVIGATRAARAHFGLKGDLTRRPVPAADLLGVASANTLEAGERAVMARALARVGGNVSAAARDLGISRATFHRKLGNRLR, from the coding sequence ATGCTGGCAAAGGAGATGCGGGCGCATCATGTGGCGGTCGAGGCGGCGCTGGCGGCGGGCGAGGCGGCCCGGTCGGCCATTGTCGCGTCATGGAACCGCTCGGTCCGGGTGCATGGCCTGGACCCGGCGCTACGCCGCCCGTCGGAACGCCTGACCCAGTCGGAATTCGCCGAAGTGACCGAGGCGATGGCCCCGGTGCTGCACGCCGCCCGCCCCAGCCTTGACCGGCTGTTTCAGGTGGTGGGCGGGCTGGGGGCCTGTGTGATCCTGGCCGACCGGCATGGCGTGCCGGTGGACCGGCGCGGCCACCCTTCGGAAGATCTGGATTTTGCGGGTTTTGGCCTGTGGACCGGCACCCGCTGGTCCGAGGCAGAGGCGGGCACCAATGGCATCGGCACCTGTCTGGCCGAAGGTCGGGCGGTGACGATCTGCCGCGACCAGCATTTCCTGTCGGCCAATATCGGCCTCACCTGCATGAGCGCGCCGCTGCATGATGCCGATGGTCGGCTGGTGGCGGTGCTGGATGTCTCGTCGGCCAAACCCGATCTCTCCGAGGCGGTGGCGGGGCTGATCAGCCATGCGGTGCTGGAGGCCGCGCGCAGGATCGAAGCCGATCTGTTCCGCGCCGCCTTTCCCGAAGCGCGGCTGCTGCTGGCACCGGGGCTGGACCGGGGGGCGGGGGCCTTGCTCGCGGTGGATGCCGAAGAGCTGGTGATCGGCGCGACCCGCGCCGCCCGCGCCCATTTCGGCCTGAAGGGCGATCTGACCCGCCGCCCGGTGCCTGCCGCCGATCTGCTGGGCGTGGCCTCGGCCAATACGCTGGAGGCGGGCGAGCGCGCGGTGATGGCACGGGCGCTGGCGCGGGTGGGCGGCAATGTTTCGGCGGCGGCGCGGGATCTGGGCATCAGCCGCGCCACCTTTCACCGCAAACTGGGCAACCGGCTGCGGTGA
- the adh gene encoding aldehyde dehydrogenase — protein sequence MTKVETFEIKGSPFQSRYDNFIGGKWVAPKSGRYMENLSPVTGQVLCEVARSDASDIEAALDAAHAARRAWGQTSSTQRSNMLLKIADRLEQNLDAIALAETLDNGKPLRETMAADIPLAIDHFRYFAGAIRAQEGSIGQIDDDTVAYHFHEPLGVVGQIIPWNFPILMAAWKLAPALAAGNCVVLKPAEQTPASILFLLGLIEDLLPAGVLNVVNGTGMEAGAPLAASPRIAKIAFTGSTPVGKAIMKAAADNLTNITLELGGKSPNIFFADVMNEDDDYFDKALEGFTLFALNQGEVCTCPSRALIQESIYDRFMERALKRVEAIQAGDPRAAGTMIGAQASQQQYEKILRYMEIGQNEGAKVLTGGAANHFGGDLANGYYIKPTVFEGTNNMRVFQEEIFGPVVSVTTFKTPEEAIEIANDTVFGLGAGVWSRDMNTAYRAGRGIEAGRVWTNCYHAYPAGAAFGGYKQSGIGRETHKMMLDHYQETKNLLVSYNPKKLGFF from the coding sequence ATGACCAAGGTCGAAACATTCGAGATCAAGGGCTCGCCGTTCCAGTCGCGCTATGACAATTTCATCGGCGGCAAATGGGTGGCCCCCAAATCCGGGCGCTATATGGAAAACCTGTCGCCCGTGACCGGGCAGGTGCTGTGCGAAGTGGCCCGTTCGGACGCCAGTGACATCGAAGCGGCGCTGGATGCCGCCCATGCCGCCCGCCGCGCCTGGGGGCAGACCTCCAGCACGCAGCGTTCGAACATGCTGCTGAAAATCGCGGACCGGCTGGAGCAGAACCTCGACGCCATCGCGCTGGCCGAAACGCTGGACAATGGCAAACCGCTGCGCGAGACCATGGCCGCCGATATTCCGCTGGCGATTGACCATTTCCGGTATTTCGCCGGGGCGATCCGCGCGCAGGAAGGCTCCATCGGCCAGATCGACGATGATACCGTGGCCTATCACTTCCACGAGCCGCTGGGCGTTGTCGGCCAGATCATTCCGTGGAACTTCCCGATCCTGATGGCGGCCTGGAAACTGGCCCCGGCGCTGGCCGCAGGCAATTGCGTGGTGCTGAAACCGGCAGAACAGACCCCGGCGTCGATCCTGTTCCTGCTGGGCCTTATCGAGGATCTGCTGCCTGCGGGCGTGCTGAACGTCGTCAACGGCACCGGCATGGAGGCGGGCGCACCGCTGGCCGCCAGCCCGCGCATCGCCAAGATCGCCTTCACCGGCTCTACCCCGGTCGGCAAGGCGATCATGAAGGCCGCCGCCGACAATCTGACCAACATCACGCTGGAACTGGGTGGCAAATCGCCCAACATCTTCTTTGCCGATGTGATGAACGAAGACGACGATTACTTCGACAAGGCGCTGGAAGGCTTCACGCTGTTTGCGCTCAACCAGGGCGAGGTCTGCACCTGCCCGTCGCGCGCGCTGATCCAGGAATCGATCTATGACCGTTTCATGGAACGGGCGCTGAAACGGGTCGAGGCGATCCAGGCGGGTGATCCGCGCGCCGCAGGCACGATGATCGGCGCACAGGCCAGCCAGCAGCAGTATGAAAAGATCCTGCGCTATATGGAAATCGGCCAGAACGAAGGCGCGAAAGTGCTGACGGGCGGGGCGGCAAACCATTTCGGCGGCGATCTGGCCAATGGCTATTACATCAAGCCGACGGTGTTCGAGGGCACCAACAACATGCGGGTGTTCCAGGAAGAGATCTTTGGCCCTGTCGTGTCGGTGACCACCTTCAAGACCCCGGAAGAAGCCATCGAAATCGCCAATGACACGGTGTTCGGGCTGGGTGCCGGGGTCTGGAGCCGCGACATGAACACCGCCTACCGCGCCGGGCGCGGGATCGAGGCGGGCCGGGTCTGGACCAACTGCTATCATGCCTATCCGGCGGGGGCGGCCTTTGGCGGTTACAAACAGTCGGGCATCGGGCGCGAAACCCACAAGATGATGCTGGACCACTATCAGGAAACCAAGAACCTGCTGGTGAGCTACAACCCGAAGAAACTCGGCTTCTTCTGA
- a CDS encoding inositol monophosphatase family protein, with amino-acid sequence MQGSANLNVMIKAARKAGRSLVKDFREVENLQVSAKGPGDFVTKADREAERIIRDELMGARPTYGFLGEETGETAGQDPTRRWIVDPLDGTTNFLHGLPHWAVSIALEHKGEIVSAVVFDAAKDEMYWAEKGAGAWMNEARMRVSGRRQMIDAVFATGVPFGGRGTLPATLQDLARLMPVCSGVRRWGAASLDLAYVAAGRYDGFWERGLNAWDMAAGLLLVKEAGGMVSAIREGDQPLEKGAVICANEPLFEPFRKIIRGE; translated from the coding sequence ATGCAAGGCAGCGCCAACCTGAACGTAATGATCAAGGCGGCCCGCAAGGCCGGGCGCAGCCTTGTGAAAGACTTCCGCGAGGTCGAGAACCTTCAGGTCTCTGCCAAGGGCCCCGGCGATTTCGTCACCAAGGCCGACCGCGAGGCCGAGCGCATCATCCGCGACGAGCTGATGGGTGCGCGCCCGACCTACGGCTTTCTGGGCGAAGAAACCGGCGAGACCGCCGGGCAGGATCCGACCCGCCGCTGGATCGTCGATCCGCTGGATGGCACCACCAACTTCCTGCACGGCCTGCCGCATTGGGCCGTGTCGATCGCGCTGGAACACAAGGGCGAGATTGTCTCGGCCGTGGTGTTCGATGCCGCGAAGGACGAAATGTACTGGGCTGAAAAAGGCGCCGGGGCTTGGATGAACGAAGCGCGGATGCGCGTCTCGGGGCGGCGGCAGATGATCGACGCGGTGTTTGCCACCGGCGTGCCCTTCGGGGGCCGGGGCACCCTGCCCGCGACGCTGCAAGACCTTGCCCGCCTGATGCCGGTCTGTTCGGGGGTGCGCCGCTGGGGCGCGGCCTCGCTCGATCTCGCCTATGTGGCGGCGGGCCGCTATGACGGCTTCTGGGAGCGCGGCCTGAACGCCTGGGACATGGCCGCGGGCCTGCTGCTGGTCAAAGAGGCGGGCGGCATGGTGTCGGCCATCCGCGAAGGCGATCAGCCGCTGGAGAAAGGCGCTGTGATCTGCGCCAACGAACCGCTGTTCGAACCCTTCCGCAAGATCATCCGCGGCGAATAA
- the ppk2 gene encoding polyphosphate kinase 2, protein MTESQDLPGRDWLAAELADALDEEYELELEDAVVSEEIARIYKQNHPDALDRATYMHALIRLQSELIKLQDWVVHHKEKVVVIFEGRDSAGKGGVIKRISQRLNPRVVRTVALPAPSDREKSQWYFQRYVPHLPAGGEIVLFDRSWYNRAGVERVMGFAEDAQVEQFFHDVPEFERMLVRSGIRVVKYWFSITDEEQQMRFLMRIHDPMKQWKLSPMDLQSRVRWEIYTKAKEEMMARTNIPEAPWYIVEGNDKKRARLNCIDHLLGLFPYEPVPHEEITLPERIFNPDYERAVLPPELYVPRKY, encoded by the coding sequence ATGACTGAAAGCCAAGACCTTCCGGGCCGCGACTGGCTGGCCGCCGAACTCGCCGATGCGCTGGACGAGGAATACGAACTCGAACTGGAAGATGCCGTCGTTTCGGAAGAAATCGCCCGGATCTACAAGCAGAACCACCCCGATGCACTGGACCGTGCCACTTATATGCACGCGCTGATCCGGCTTCAGTCCGAGCTGATCAAGTTGCAGGACTGGGTGGTGCATCACAAAGAAAAGGTCGTTGTGATTTTCGAAGGCCGCGATTCCGCCGGCAAGGGCGGCGTGATCAAGCGCATCTCGCAGCGCCTCAACCCGCGCGTGGTGCGCACGGTGGCGCTGCCGGCGCCGTCGGACCGGGAAAAGAGCCAGTGGTATTTCCAGCGCTATGTGCCGCATCTGCCCGCCGGGGGCGAAATCGTGCTGTTCGACCGCAGCTGGTACAACCGTGCCGGGGTCGAACGGGTGATGGGCTTTGCCGAGGACGCGCAGGTCGAGCAGTTCTTCCATGACGTGCCCGAGTTCGAGCGCATGTTGGTGCGGTCGGGAATCCGGGTGGTGAAATACTGGTTCTCGATCACCGATGAAGAACAGCAGATGCGCTTTCTGATGCGGATCCATGATCCGATGAAACAGTGGAAACTGTCACCGATGGATCTGCAAAGCCGGGTCCGCTGGGAGATCTATACCAAGGCCAAGGAAGAGATGATGGCGCGCACCAACATCCCCGAAGCGCCGTGGTATATCGTCGAGGGCAATGACAAGAAGCGCGCCCGGCTGAACTGCATCGACCATCTTTTGGGCCTGTTCCCTTATGAACCCGTCCCGCATGAAGAGATCACGCTGCCCGAGCGGATCTTCAATCCCGACTACGAACGGGCCGTCCTGCCGCCCGAGCTTTATGTGCCGCGCAAATATTGA
- a CDS encoding calcium-binding protein: MPRTLTFTNGADTFTQGGSAQNIGITLRMLGGNDRVELTRNDDFGGGTVVDAGAGADVVINLAENGSLIRLGSGNDTYAGGGFGSFATDRSDTVLGGAGNDFIAVTTFASLYKGGTGNDRFLTVGWQNRYEGGAGRDSISYAERDFDNTQGGSGVTVDLGARQAQTGANRFETLIGIEDVIGSGADDALFGTAGTNRLTGGMGLDQLAGRGGADVFVWRSVSEAAMAEDAIDLVQDFSTAQGDRLDLRGMDAVAGRAGNQAFRFIEDDAFSGRAGQLRFADQILSGDVNGDGIADFRIGLLDVSALAAADLLL, translated from the coding sequence ATGCCCCGCACCCTGACCTTCACCAATGGCGCCGACACCTTCACCCAGGGCGGCAGCGCCCAGAACATCGGCATCACCCTGCGCATGTTGGGCGGCAATGACCGGGTAGAGCTGACCCGCAATGATGATTTCGGCGGCGGCACAGTGGTGGATGCCGGCGCGGGCGCGGATGTGGTGATCAATCTGGCCGAAAACGGCAGCCTGATCCGGCTGGGCAGCGGCAATGACACCTATGCGGGCGGCGGCTTCGGCAGCTTTGCCACAGACCGTTCCGACACGGTTCTGGGTGGCGCGGGCAATGATTTCATCGCCGTCACCACCTTTGCCAGCCTCTACAAGGGCGGCACAGGCAATGACCGGTTTCTGACCGTCGGTTGGCAGAACCGCTATGAGGGCGGCGCGGGCCGCGACAGCATCAGCTATGCCGAGCGCGATTTCGACAACACGCAGGGCGGCAGCGGCGTCACCGTCGATCTGGGCGCGCGACAGGCGCAGACCGGGGCCAACCGCTTTGAAACCCTGATCGGGATCGAGGATGTGATCGGCTCGGGCGCGGATGATGCGCTGTTCGGCACAGCGGGGACCAACCGCCTGACCGGCGGCATGGGGCTGGATCAGCTGGCCGGGCGCGGCGGGGCCGATGTCTTTGTGTGGCGCAGCGTCAGTGAGGCCGCCATGGCCGAAGATGCCATCGACCTTGTGCAGGATTTCAGCACCGCGCAGGGCGACCGGCTCGATCTGCGCGGCATGGATGCGGTGGCGGGGCGGGCAGGCAATCAGGCCTTCCGCTTTATCGAGGATGATGCGTTCAGCGGCCGCGCCGGGCAGCTGCGCTTTGCGGATCAGATCCTGTCGGGCGATGTGAACGGCGATGGCATCGCGGATTTCCGCATCGGGCTGCTGGATGTCAGCGCCCTTGCCGCCGCTGACTTGCTGCTCTGA
- a CDS encoding LysR family transcriptional regulator translates to MYFELRHLRTIRAIHECGGLARAADLLNMTQSALSHQVKGLEDQAGVELFVRRSKPLKLSAAGQRMLRLAERVLPEVEALEEEFRALLSGKTGRLHITLECHACFDWLFPVLEKFRHAWPDVDVDIRAGLAFDALPALDREEVDLVISSNPVDLPGIIFNPLFDYHPTLVAAASNPIAALPMIAAEDLRDQILITYPVNRDRLDVFTELLTPARVEPRGLRQAELTAVILMLVGSNRGVAVLPDWVLRSVKDHPDYALRPLAPGDVTKRMYAATRSEDATQPYMAHFLRLIRTEAVKLQRG, encoded by the coding sequence ATGTACTTCGAGCTGCGCCACCTGCGCACCATCCGCGCGATCCATGAATGTGGCGGGCTGGCCCGCGCCGCCGATCTGCTGAACATGACGCAAAGCGCGCTCAGCCATCAGGTGAAGGGGCTGGAGGATCAGGCGGGCGTGGAGCTGTTCGTGCGCCGCTCCAAGCCATTGAAGCTGTCTGCGGCGGGGCAGCGGATGCTGCGGCTGGCCGAACGGGTGCTGCCCGAGGTGGAGGCACTGGAGGAAGAGTTCCGCGCCCTGCTGTCGGGCAAGACCGGGCGGCTGCACATCACGCTGGAATGTCACGCCTGTTTCGACTGGCTGTTCCCGGTGCTGGAGAAATTCCGCCACGCCTGGCCCGATGTCGATGTGGATATCCGCGCGGGGCTGGCCTTTGACGCCCTGCCCGCGCTGGACCGCGAAGAGGTGGATCTGGTGATTTCGTCCAACCCGGTCGATCTGCCCGGCATCATCTTCAATCCGCTGTTCGATTATCACCCGACGCTGGTTGCGGCGGCCAGCAATCCGATTGCCGCCCTGCCGATGATCGCCGCCGAGGATCTGCGCGACCAGATCCTGATCACCTATCCGGTGAACCGCGACCGTCTGGATGTGTTCACCGAATTGCTGACCCCGGCCCGGGTGGAGCCGCGCGGGCTGAGGCAGGCCGAACTGACCGCGGTGATCCTGATGCTGGTGGGGTCGAATCGCGGCGTGGCCGTGCTGCCCGACTGGGTGCTGCGCAGCGTCAAGGATCACCCGGATTACGCCCTGCGCCCGCTGGCCCCCGGCGATGTGACCAAACGCATGTATGCCGCCACCCGCAGCGAGGATGCGACCCAGCCCTATATGGCGCATTTCCTGCGCCTGATCCGCACCGAGGCGGTGAAGTTGCAGCGCGGCTGA
- the metF gene encoding methylenetetrahydrofolate reductase [NAD(P)H], protein MPTPRISFEFFPPQTLDASFKLWETVQMLAPLKPTFASVTYGAGGTTRKLTHEAVTTIGRTSGLNVAAHLTCVDATKAETLEIAQAYADAGVREIVALRGDAPKGAVRFTPHPEGFANSVELIEALAATGNFTLRVGAYPEPHPDAADTLADVRWLKRKLDAGASSAITQFFFEAETFLRFRDLCVKEGITAPILPGILPIENFAGVKKFSARCGAHVPQWLDEAYTVAKRDGREELLSVALCTELCDTLLSEGVEDLHFYTLNRPHLTRDVCHALGITPEVALEKVA, encoded by the coding sequence ATGCCCACGCCCCGTATCTCTTTCGAGTTTTTCCCGCCGCAGACGCTCGATGCGTCGTTCAAGCTGTGGGAAACGGTGCAGATGCTCGCGCCCCTGAAACCCACCTTCGCCAGCGTCACCTATGGCGCAGGCGGCACCACCCGCAAGCTGACCCATGAGGCGGTGACGACCATCGGCCGCACCTCGGGTCTGAATGTCGCGGCGCATCTGACCTGTGTGGATGCCACCAAGGCCGAAACGCTGGAAATCGCGCAGGCCTATGCCGATGCCGGGGTGCGTGAAATCGTGGCGCTGCGTGGCGATGCGCCGAAAGGGGCCGTGCGTTTTACGCCGCATCCCGAAGGCTTTGCCAATTCGGTGGAGCTGATCGAGGCGCTGGCAGCCACCGGCAATTTTACCCTGCGCGTCGGGGCCTATCCCGAACCGCATCCCGATGCCGCCGACACGCTGGCCGATGTGCGCTGGCTGAAGCGCAAGCTGGATGCGGGTGCCTCTTCGGCGATCACGCAATTCTTCTTTGAGGCCGAAACCTTCCTGCGCTTCCGCGATCTCTGCGTGAAGGAAGGCATCACCGCGCCGATCCTGCCGGGCATCCTGCCGATCGAGAATTTTGCAGGCGTCAAGAAATTCTCGGCTCGCTGCGGTGCGCATGTGCCGCAATGGCTCGACGAGGCCTATACGGTGGCGAAACGCGATGGCCGCGAGGAATTGCTGTCGGTCGCGCTCTGCACCGAACTCTGTGACACGCTTCTGTCGGAAGGGGTGGAAGATCTGCATTTCTACACCCTGAACCGTCCGCATCTGACCCGTGATGTCTGCCACGCGCTGGGCATCACCCCCGAGGTGGCGCTGGAAAAGGTGGCCTGA
- a CDS encoding SulP family inorganic anion transporter, with product MIPSISYARQWTGNIRGDLLSGLVVALALIPEAIAFSLIAGVDPKIGLYASFSIAVVTAIAGGRPAMISAATAATAVLMVTLVRDHGLQYLLATTILAGLIQILAGLLKLGQVMRFVSRSVMTGFVNALAILIFLAQLPELIGVPPLTYVMVAAGLAIIYLFPRLTTAIPSPLVCILVLTAITLGFGLDLRTVGDMGALPDTLPVFLLPDIPLTLETLQIILPYAVAVAAVGLLESLMTQNIVDEMTETTSDKNRECLGQGLANTVTGFIGGMAGCAMIGQSIINVKSGGRTRLSCGFAGVMLLIFCVFLGDWVARIPMAALVAIMVMVSIGTFSWGSLRDLRRHPASSSIVMLVTVVIVVWTHNLALGVLAGVLLSGVFFAWKIAHLFRVTSTLEDGVRIYRLEGQLFFASAETFMQAFDFHERPARVVIDLSEAHIWDISSVAALDQTVFRLRRGGTEVTVTGMNAATRSLVDKLGQHDKDGGEAGLAAH from the coding sequence ATGATCCCCTCCATTTCCTATGCCCGTCAGTGGACGGGCAATATCCGTGGCGATTTGCTGTCGGGCCTTGTGGTGGCGCTGGCGCTGATTCCCGAAGCCATCGCCTTTTCACTGATTGCGGGCGTCGATCCGAAGATCGGCCTCTATGCCTCGTTCTCCATTGCCGTGGTGACGGCGATTGCGGGCGGGCGGCCCGCGATGATTTCGGCGGCAACGGCGGCCACCGCCGTTCTGATGGTGACGCTGGTGCGCGACCACGGGCTGCAATATCTGCTGGCCACCACCATTCTGGCCGGGCTGATCCAGATCCTTGCCGGGCTGCTGAAGCTGGGTCAGGTGATGCGCTTCGTGTCGCGGTCGGTGATGACCGGCTTTGTCAACGCGCTGGCCATCCTGATCTTTCTGGCGCAACTGCCCGAGCTGATCGGCGTGCCGCCGCTGACCTATGTCATGGTCGCCGCCGGGCTTGCGATCATCTATCTGTTTCCGCGCCTGACCACGGCCATCCCCTCGCCGCTGGTTTGTATCCTTGTGCTGACAGCGATCACGCTGGGCTTCGGGCTGGATCTGCGCACGGTCGGTGACATGGGCGCACTGCCCGATACCCTGCCGGTCTTCCTGCTGCCGGACATTCCGCTGACGCTGGAAACCTTGCAGATCATCCTGCCCTATGCGGTGGCGGTGGCGGCGGTGGGCCTGCTGGAATCCCTGATGACCCAGAACATCGTCGACGAGATGACCGAAACCACCTCGGACAAGAATCGCGAATGTCTCGGGCAGGGTCTGGCCAATACCGTCACCGGCTTCATCGGCGGCATGGCCGGCTGTGCGATGATCGGGCAATCCATCATCAACGTGAAATCCGGGGGGCGCACCCGGCTGTCTTGCGGCTTTGCCGGCGTGATGCTGCTGATCTTTTGCGTGTTTCTGGGCGATTGGGTGGCGCGGATCCCGATGGCGGCGCTGGTTGCCATCATGGTCATGGTCTCCATCGGCACATTCAGCTGGGGCTCGCTGCGCGATCTGCGCCGCCATCCGGCCAGTTCCTCCATCGTGATGCTGGTCACGGTGGTGATCGTGGTCTGGACCCACAACCTCGCGCTGGGGGTGCTGGCGGGGGTCTTGCTGTCGGGCGTGTTCTTTGCCTGGAAAATCGCCCATCTGTTCCGCGTCACCAGCACGCTGGAAGACGGCGTGCGGATCTACCGGCTGGAGGGGCAGCTGTTCTTCGCCTCGGCGGAAACCTTCATGCAGGCCTTCGATTTTCACGAACGCCCGGCCCGCGTGGTGATTGATCTGTCAGAGGCGCATATCTGGGATATTTCTTCGGTCGCGGCGCTGGATCAGACGGTGTTCCGCCTGCGCCGGGGCGGTACCGAGGTGACTGTCACCGGCATGAACGCGGCCACCCGAAGCCTTGTCGACAAGCTGGGCCAGCATGACAAGGACGGCGGCGAGGCCGGGCTGGCCGCGCATTGA